In one Candidatus Alcyoniella australis genomic region, the following are encoded:
- a CDS encoding right-handed parallel beta-helix repeat-containing protein: MRQTAALLSLVIPAVWCCALVAALEPEGASCVMPRDDLLIESDVRLCPSDEPYLIEDRGEPGVLIVRGTGFEVDATGVTIRGNGQGTGVMLAGPLSDVELRGLALEEFTIGISGGSAQDLRLRQIRIENVAEMYVDIGGGPGAINRRILIEDLVVRQTRTSGIACRACFDSVIRRVDSRSDVVDSMESNLILYGGGGNLVEHNTIVTRNEDGCNAIWLVASNYNVIQHNTLDLGAKSGSHIQGSSHNVFTGNVIRTADKLQELAGIEPLRYAIEEPTLIRVGESERIEVLRIEKGSPALSRSNLVFGNEFHLGVLRDNGSGTLLCFKGVGNNYLDGASYRGPNLYGGSCP, translated from the coding sequence ATGCGTCAAACTGCTGCGCTGCTCTCGCTTGTTATACCCGCGGTGTGGTGCTGCGCCCTGGTCGCGGCGCTCGAGCCCGAGGGCGCGTCCTGCGTTATGCCGCGCGACGATCTGCTGATCGAGTCGGACGTGCGGCTGTGTCCCTCGGACGAACCGTATCTGATAGAGGATCGCGGCGAGCCCGGGGTGCTGATCGTGCGCGGGACTGGGTTCGAGGTTGACGCGACGGGGGTAACGATCCGCGGCAACGGCCAGGGGACCGGCGTGATGCTCGCCGGGCCGCTGAGCGATGTGGAACTGCGCGGACTGGCGCTTGAAGAATTTACGATCGGTATCTCCGGCGGGTCGGCCCAAGACCTGCGGTTGCGGCAAATCAGAATCGAGAACGTAGCCGAGATGTACGTCGACATCGGCGGCGGACCTGGAGCGATCAACCGCCGGATACTGATCGAGGATCTGGTCGTGCGCCAGACGCGGACCTCGGGAATCGCCTGCCGTGCCTGTTTCGATTCGGTGATCAGGCGTGTGGACTCGCGCAGCGACGTTGTCGACTCGATGGAGTCCAACCTGATTCTCTACGGCGGCGGCGGGAACCTAGTCGAGCACAACACCATCGTTACCCGCAACGAGGACGGCTGCAACGCGATCTGGCTGGTGGCCTCGAACTACAACGTGATTCAGCACAACACCCTGGATCTCGGGGCCAAGTCGGGCAGCCACATCCAGGGCTCATCGCACAACGTGTTCACCGGCAACGTGATCCGCACCGCGGATAAGTTACAGGAGCTGGCCGGCATCGAACCCCTGCGCTACGCTATTGAGGAGCCGACCCTGATTCGCGTCGGCGAATCCGAGCGGATCGAGGTGCTGCGAATCGAGAAGGGCAGCCCGGCGCTTTCCCGCTCCAACCTGGTATTCGGCAACGAGTTCCACCTTGGAGTGTTGCGCGACAACGGTTCGGGCACGCTGTTGTGTTTCAAAGGCGTGGGCAACAATTACCTCGACGGCGCGAGTTATCGCGGTCCAAACCTCTATGGTGGATCGTGCCCATAG
- a CDS encoding response regulator gives MAKKILIVGSEPSGIGMISNFLKNQGYATVCARGGVEGSKRFDEQAFDLVLCDLLMPRLNGPELVAHIRCTSDGAGVPVIMMTSIVSSHRSEDDALESWKADASLQKPFEMPELLDKVRGQIGDGEDKPGKLHKVMTNGVIRAFSGTFGDKSYAKVLHLLCKRKANGLLDCKGERKRISIYFKDGRPCNVRSNYIREGSLTRILKTMISLDDGQIEAARGLQKKNKLMQGEALVQSNAISREELSNALRIQAEEKLLTPFGWQEGSFEFIERPVVVDPDLTLKTPLPQIILRGVSQFYSSERIRRSFRDKGGRKIFVNPERTYRLEDFGLSPEELFATSMARSEPTLSQLLNSGKLGTVRTYQILYVMFLLETFKFREADDEQQVQVEIEQPQSRVRLAGLTEEVSMETAEQHYMQSIELYESKDFRAAAARLEQAINIDNRDPRFLAQLALTIYRMPLELKAGYIDPNVLLQRAAQLDRNCVQLSLVMGRLSMEYKDLEKAQMFYQRAIEIEPGNTEAQKELRLLKVMQRQQQSA, from the coding sequence ATGGCCAAGAAGATCCTGATCGTGGGCAGCGAGCCTTCGGGCATCGGGATGATCAGCAATTTTCTGAAAAATCAGGGCTACGCCACGGTCTGCGCCCGGGGCGGGGTTGAGGGCAGCAAGCGCTTCGACGAGCAGGCTTTCGACCTGGTGTTGTGCGACTTGTTGATGCCGCGGCTCAACGGGCCGGAGCTGGTCGCGCACATCCGTTGCACGTCCGACGGCGCGGGCGTGCCGGTGATCATGATGACCTCCATCGTCAGCAGCCACCGCTCGGAGGACGACGCCCTCGAGAGCTGGAAGGCCGACGCCAGCCTGCAAAAGCCGTTCGAGATGCCCGAGCTGCTCGACAAGGTGCGCGGGCAGATCGGCGATGGCGAGGACAAGCCGGGCAAGCTGCACAAGGTGATGACCAACGGCGTGATCCGGGCTTTCTCCGGCACCTTCGGCGACAAGAGTTACGCCAAGGTGCTGCACCTGTTGTGCAAGCGCAAGGCCAATGGCCTGCTCGACTGCAAGGGCGAGCGCAAGCGGATCAGCATCTACTTCAAGGACGGCCGTCCGTGCAACGTGCGCTCGAACTACATCCGCGAGGGCTCGCTGACGCGGATCCTCAAGACCATGATCTCGTTGGACGACGGCCAGATCGAGGCTGCGCGCGGGCTGCAGAAGAAGAACAAGCTGATGCAGGGCGAGGCGTTGGTGCAAAGCAACGCGATCTCCCGCGAGGAGCTGTCCAACGCCCTGCGTATTCAGGCCGAGGAGAAGCTGCTGACCCCCTTCGGCTGGCAGGAGGGGAGCTTCGAGTTCATCGAGCGGCCGGTGGTGGTCGACCCGGACCTGACTCTCAAGACCCCGCTGCCGCAGATCATCCTGCGCGGCGTCTCGCAGTTCTACAGCTCCGAGCGCATCCGTCGCAGCTTCCGCGACAAGGGCGGACGCAAGATCTTTGTCAATCCCGAGCGGACCTACCGACTCGAGGATTTCGGCCTCTCGCCCGAGGAGCTGTTCGCCACGAGCATGGCCCGCTCCGAGCCCACGTTGTCGCAGCTGCTCAACAGCGGCAAGCTCGGCACGGTGCGCACCTATCAGATCCTCTACGTGATGTTCCTGCTGGAGACCTTCAAATTCCGCGAGGCCGACGACGAGCAGCAGGTGCAGGTCGAGATCGAGCAGCCGCAGTCCCGGGTGCGCCTGGCCGGACTGACCGAGGAGGTCTCGATGGAGACGGCCGAGCAGCATTACATGCAGAGCATCGAGCTGTACGAGTCCAAGGACTTTCGCGCCGCGGCCGCGCGTCTTGAGCAGGCAATCAACATCGACAACCGCGATCCGCGGTTCTTGGCGCAGTTGGCGCTGACCATCTACCGCATGCCCCTCGAGCTCAAGGCCGGGTACATCGACCCCAACGTGCTGCTGCAGCGCGCTGCCCAGCTCGACCGCAACTGCGTGCAGCTCAGCCTGGTGATGGGGCGGCTGAGCATGGAATACAAGGATCTGGAAAAGGCGCAGATGTTCTATCAGCGCGCGATCGAGATCGAACCGGGCAATACCGAGGCGCAAAAGGAACTGCGGCTGCTCAAGGTGATGCAGCGCCAGCAGCAGAGCGCCTAA